The Setaria italica strain Yugu1 chromosome IX, Setaria_italica_v2.0, whole genome shotgun sequence genome has a window encoding:
- the LOC101770418 gene encoding phospholipase D alpha 1 isoform X4 produces the protein MAQLLLHGLIDARIVAADLSVTSDGQLQPTKKTRMKRKVFSWISKLPFCKCQRLENAIGLGTAGKLYATVDIDKARVGRTRMLDPVHSPRWNEAFRIYCAHDASNIIFTVKADNAIGATLIGRAYLPTRDVVAGQKVERWLDICDEKRQPLEGGDKIHVQLQFTDVAADPEGGWGAGVGGAGPYGGVPRTFFEQRRGCRVRLYGDAHVFDGFAPHVQLDGGRPYEPRRCWEDVFEAINNARRMVYIAGWSVNTGVQLVRDPRRPSSETLGQLLIRKADEGVTVLMLVWDDRTSGGLGPIKRDGLMATHDEDTAGFFRGTRVHCVLCPRNPDKDRSYVQDVETATMFTHHQKTVVVDGGGVPGPNAPPGLVSFLGGIDLCDGRYDTQEHPLFHTLGTTHNKDFHQPNFPGASIKKGGPREPWHDVHCRVEGPAAWDVLDNFEQRWRKQGSGDNLLVALDKAWAPREAAAGDAESWNVQVFRSIDGGAAAGFPENRDEAPDEAARRGLVSGKDHVIERSIQDAYIHAIRRARDFVYIENQYFLGSSYAWRQNDGVTVEAINALHLIPKELSLKIVSKIEAGERFAVYVVLPMWPEGVPESGSVQAILDWQRRTMEMMYRDVSLAIRAKGLQADPRDYLTFFCLGNREAPRPGEYVPPERPDPDTDYERAQQARRFMIYVHAKTMIVDDEYIIVGSANINQRSMDGGRDTEIAMGAYQPSHLATRNRPARGEVHGFRVALWQEHLGQAAAAAAGELLLRPSSLACVHRVNQVAQQHWDMFASDTFQGDLPGHLMAYPIVVGDEGKITGMTTQFPDTKAKVLGSKSNVLPPILTT, from the exons ATGGcacagctgctgctgcacggGTTGATCGACGCCAGGATCGTGGCGGCCGACCTGTCCGTCACGTCAGATGGCCAGCTGCAGCCGACCAAGAAG ACTCGGATGAAGAGGAAGGTCTTCTCATGGATCAGCAAGCTGCCCTTCTGCAAATGCCAG CGGCTGGAGAACGCCATCGGCCTCGGCACGGCCGGCAAGCTGTACGCGACGGTGGACATCGACAAGGCCCGTGTCGGGCGGACGCGCATGCTGGACCCCGTCCACTCTCCGCGCTGGAACGAGGCCTTCCGCATCTACTGCGCGCACGACGCCagcaacatcatcttcactgtCAAGGCCGACAACGCCATCGGCGCCACGCTCATCGGCCGCGCCTACCTGCCCACCAGGGACGTCGTCGCCGGCCAGAAGGTGGAGCGGTGGCTCGACATCTGCGACGAGAAGCGCCAGCCCCTGGAAGGCGGGGACAAGATCCACGTCCAGCTCCAGTTCACGGACGTCGCCGCGGACCCCGAGGGCGGCTggggcgccggcgtcggcggcgcaggGCCGTACGGGGGCGTCCCGCGCACCTTCTTCGAGCAGCGCCGCGGCTGCCGGGTCCGCCTGTACGGGGACGCGCACGTCTTCGACGGCTTCGCGCCGCACGTCCAGCTCGACGGCGGCAGGCCGTACGAGCCCCGCCGGTGCTGGGAGGACGTCTTCGAGGCGATCAATAACGCCCGGCGGATGGTGTACATCGCCGGGTGGTCCGTGAACACCGGCGTCCAGCTAGTGCGTGAcccgcggcggccgtcgtcggAGACGCTCGGGCAGCTGCTCATCCGGAAGGCCGACGAGGGCGTCACGGTGCTGATGCTGGTGTGGGACGACCGCACGTCGGGGGGGCTCGGCCCGATCAAGCGAGACGGGTTGATGGCCACGCACGACGAGGACACGGCGGGCTTCTTCCGCGGGACCAGGGTGCACTGCGTGCTCTGCCCGCGGAACCCCGACAAGGACCGGAGCTACGTGCAGGACGTCGAGACGGCCACCATGTTCACGCACCACCAGAAGACGGTggtcgtcgacggcggcggcgtcccgggGCCGAACGCGCCGCCGGGGCTCGTGAGCTTCCTCGGCGGCATCGACCTGTGCGACGGGCGGTACGACACGCAGGAGCACCCGCTGTTCCACACGCTGGGCACCACGCACAACAAGGACTTCCACCAGCCCAACTTCCCCGGCGCGTCCATCAAGAAGGGCGGACCCAGGGAGCCATGGCACGACGTCCACTGCCGCGTCGAGGGCCCGGCGGCGTGGGACGTGCTCGACAACTTCGAGCAGCGGTGGCGGAAGCAGGGCAGCGGCGACAACCTCCTGGTCGCGCTGGACAAAGCGTGGGCGCCGCgcgaggcggccgccggcgacgccgagtCCTGGAACGTGCAGGTGTTCCGGTccatcgacggcggcgcggcggcagggTTCCCGGAGAACCGCGACGAGGCCCCCGACgaggccgcgcggcgcggcctggTGAGCGGCAAGGACCACGTGATCGAGCGCAGCATCCAGGACGCATACATCCACGCCATCCGCCGCGCCCGGGACTTCGTCTACATCGAGAACCAGTACTTCCTGGGGAGCTCCTACGCGTGGCGGCAGAACGACGGCGTGACCGTGGAGGCCATCAACGCGCTGCACCTCATCCCCAAGGAGCTGTCGCTCAAGATCGTGAGCAAGATCGAGGCCGGCGAGCGGTTCGCCGTGTACGTGGTGCTGCCCATGTGGCCGGAGGGCGTGCCGGAGAGCGGCTCCGTGCAGGCCATCCTGGACTGGCAGCGCCGCACGATGGAGATGATGTACAGGGACGTGTCGCTAGCCATCCGCGCCAAGGGGCTCCAGGCTGACCCCAGGGACTACCTCACCTTCTTCTGCCTCGGCAACCGCGAGGCGCCGCGCCCCGGCGAGTACGTGCCGCCGGAGCGGCCGGACCCCGACACCGACTACGAGAGGGCGCAGCAGGCCAGGCGCTTCATGATCTACGTCCACGCCAAGACGATGATAG TCGACGACGAGTACATCATCGTGGGATCGGCGAACATCAACCAGCGCTCCATGGACGGGGGCCGCGATACGGAGATCGCGATGGGTGCGTACCAGCCGAGCCACCTGGCGACCAGGAACCGACCGGCGAGGGGCGAGGTCCACGGCTTCCGGGTCGCGCTGTGGCAGGAGCACCTGggacaggcggcggcggcggcggcgggagagctCCTCCTCCGGCCGTCGAGCCTGGCTTGCGTGCACAGGGTGAACCAGGTGGCGCAGCAGCACTGGGACATGTTCGCGAGCGACACGTTCCAGGGCGACCTCCCTGGCCACCTCATGGCGTACCCGATCGTTGTGGGCGACGAAGGCAAGATCACGGGGATGACGACGCAGTTCCCGGACACCAAGGCCAAGGTGCTCGGCAGCAAGTCCAACGTCCTCCCGCCCATCCTCACCACATAA
- the LOC101770418 gene encoding phospholipase D alpha 1 isoform X2, producing the protein MAQLLLHGLIDARIVAADLSVTSDGQLQPTKKVETRMKRKVFSWISKLPFCKCQRLENAIGLGTAGKLYATVDIDKARVGRTRMLDPVHSPRWNEAFRIYCAHDASNIIFTVKADNAIGATLIGRAYLPTRDVVAGQKVERWLDICDEKRQPLEGGDKIHVQLQFTDVAADPEGGWGAGVGGAGPYGGVPRTFFEQRRGCRVRLYGDAHVFDGFAPHVQLDGGRPYEPRRCWEDVFEAINNARRMVYIAGWSVNTGVQLVRDPRRPSSETLGQLLIRKADEGVTVLMLVWDDRTSGGLGPIKRDGLMATHDEDTAGFFRGTRVHCVLCPRNPDKDRSYVQDVETATMFTHHQKTVVVDGGGVPGPNAPPGLVSFLGGIDLCDGRYDTQEHPLFHTLGTTHNKDFHQPNFPGASIKKGGPREPWHDVHCRVEGPAAWDVLDNFEQRWRKQGSGDNLLVALDKAWAPREAAAGDAESWNVQVFRSIDGGAAAGFPENRDEAPDEAARRGLVSGKDHVIERSIQDAYIHAIRRARDFVYIENQYFLGSSYAWRQNDGVTVEAINALHLIPKELSLKIVSKIEAGERFAVYVVLPMWPEGVPESGSVQAILDWQRRTMEMMYRDVSLAIRAKGLQADPRDYLTFFCLGNREAPRPGEYVPPERPDPDTDYERAQQARRFMIYVHAKTMIVDDEYIIVGSANINQRSMDGGRDTEIAMGAYQPSHLATRNRPARGEVHGFRVALWQEHLGQAAAAAAGELLLRPSSLACVHRVNQVAQQHWDMFASDTFQGDLPGHLMAYPIVVGDEGKITGMTTQFPDTKAKVLGSKSNVLPPILTT; encoded by the exons ATGGcacagctgctgctgcacggGTTGATCGACGCCAGGATCGTGGCGGCCGACCTGTCCGTCACGTCAGATGGCCAGCTGCAGCCGACCAAGAAGGTAGAG ACTCGGATGAAGAGGAAGGTCTTCTCATGGATCAGCAAGCTGCCCTTCTGCAAATGCCAG CGGCTGGAGAACGCCATCGGCCTCGGCACGGCCGGCAAGCTGTACGCGACGGTGGACATCGACAAGGCCCGTGTCGGGCGGACGCGCATGCTGGACCCCGTCCACTCTCCGCGCTGGAACGAGGCCTTCCGCATCTACTGCGCGCACGACGCCagcaacatcatcttcactgtCAAGGCCGACAACGCCATCGGCGCCACGCTCATCGGCCGCGCCTACCTGCCCACCAGGGACGTCGTCGCCGGCCAGAAGGTGGAGCGGTGGCTCGACATCTGCGACGAGAAGCGCCAGCCCCTGGAAGGCGGGGACAAGATCCACGTCCAGCTCCAGTTCACGGACGTCGCCGCGGACCCCGAGGGCGGCTggggcgccggcgtcggcggcgcaggGCCGTACGGGGGCGTCCCGCGCACCTTCTTCGAGCAGCGCCGCGGCTGCCGGGTCCGCCTGTACGGGGACGCGCACGTCTTCGACGGCTTCGCGCCGCACGTCCAGCTCGACGGCGGCAGGCCGTACGAGCCCCGCCGGTGCTGGGAGGACGTCTTCGAGGCGATCAATAACGCCCGGCGGATGGTGTACATCGCCGGGTGGTCCGTGAACACCGGCGTCCAGCTAGTGCGTGAcccgcggcggccgtcgtcggAGACGCTCGGGCAGCTGCTCATCCGGAAGGCCGACGAGGGCGTCACGGTGCTGATGCTGGTGTGGGACGACCGCACGTCGGGGGGGCTCGGCCCGATCAAGCGAGACGGGTTGATGGCCACGCACGACGAGGACACGGCGGGCTTCTTCCGCGGGACCAGGGTGCACTGCGTGCTCTGCCCGCGGAACCCCGACAAGGACCGGAGCTACGTGCAGGACGTCGAGACGGCCACCATGTTCACGCACCACCAGAAGACGGTggtcgtcgacggcggcggcgtcccgggGCCGAACGCGCCGCCGGGGCTCGTGAGCTTCCTCGGCGGCATCGACCTGTGCGACGGGCGGTACGACACGCAGGAGCACCCGCTGTTCCACACGCTGGGCACCACGCACAACAAGGACTTCCACCAGCCCAACTTCCCCGGCGCGTCCATCAAGAAGGGCGGACCCAGGGAGCCATGGCACGACGTCCACTGCCGCGTCGAGGGCCCGGCGGCGTGGGACGTGCTCGACAACTTCGAGCAGCGGTGGCGGAAGCAGGGCAGCGGCGACAACCTCCTGGTCGCGCTGGACAAAGCGTGGGCGCCGCgcgaggcggccgccggcgacgccgagtCCTGGAACGTGCAGGTGTTCCGGTccatcgacggcggcgcggcggcagggTTCCCGGAGAACCGCGACGAGGCCCCCGACgaggccgcgcggcgcggcctggTGAGCGGCAAGGACCACGTGATCGAGCGCAGCATCCAGGACGCATACATCCACGCCATCCGCCGCGCCCGGGACTTCGTCTACATCGAGAACCAGTACTTCCTGGGGAGCTCCTACGCGTGGCGGCAGAACGACGGCGTGACCGTGGAGGCCATCAACGCGCTGCACCTCATCCCCAAGGAGCTGTCGCTCAAGATCGTGAGCAAGATCGAGGCCGGCGAGCGGTTCGCCGTGTACGTGGTGCTGCCCATGTGGCCGGAGGGCGTGCCGGAGAGCGGCTCCGTGCAGGCCATCCTGGACTGGCAGCGCCGCACGATGGAGATGATGTACAGGGACGTGTCGCTAGCCATCCGCGCCAAGGGGCTCCAGGCTGACCCCAGGGACTACCTCACCTTCTTCTGCCTCGGCAACCGCGAGGCGCCGCGCCCCGGCGAGTACGTGCCGCCGGAGCGGCCGGACCCCGACACCGACTACGAGAGGGCGCAGCAGGCCAGGCGCTTCATGATCTACGTCCACGCCAAGACGATGATAG TCGACGACGAGTACATCATCGTGGGATCGGCGAACATCAACCAGCGCTCCATGGACGGGGGCCGCGATACGGAGATCGCGATGGGTGCGTACCAGCCGAGCCACCTGGCGACCAGGAACCGACCGGCGAGGGGCGAGGTCCACGGCTTCCGGGTCGCGCTGTGGCAGGAGCACCTGggacaggcggcggcggcggcggcgggagagctCCTCCTCCGGCCGTCGAGCCTGGCTTGCGTGCACAGGGTGAACCAGGTGGCGCAGCAGCACTGGGACATGTTCGCGAGCGACACGTTCCAGGGCGACCTCCCTGGCCACCTCATGGCGTACCCGATCGTTGTGGGCGACGAAGGCAAGATCACGGGGATGACGACGCAGTTCCCGGACACCAAGGCCAAGGTGCTCGGCAGCAAGTCCAACGTCCTCCCGCCCATCCTCACCACATAA
- the LOC101770418 gene encoding phospholipase D alpha 1 isoform X3: MAQLLLHGLIDARIVAADLSVTSDGQLQPTKKTRMKRKVFSWISKLPFCKCQQRLENAIGLGTAGKLYATVDIDKARVGRTRMLDPVHSPRWNEAFRIYCAHDASNIIFTVKADNAIGATLIGRAYLPTRDVVAGQKVERWLDICDEKRQPLEGGDKIHVQLQFTDVAADPEGGWGAGVGGAGPYGGVPRTFFEQRRGCRVRLYGDAHVFDGFAPHVQLDGGRPYEPRRCWEDVFEAINNARRMVYIAGWSVNTGVQLVRDPRRPSSETLGQLLIRKADEGVTVLMLVWDDRTSGGLGPIKRDGLMATHDEDTAGFFRGTRVHCVLCPRNPDKDRSYVQDVETATMFTHHQKTVVVDGGGVPGPNAPPGLVSFLGGIDLCDGRYDTQEHPLFHTLGTTHNKDFHQPNFPGASIKKGGPREPWHDVHCRVEGPAAWDVLDNFEQRWRKQGSGDNLLVALDKAWAPREAAAGDAESWNVQVFRSIDGGAAAGFPENRDEAPDEAARRGLVSGKDHVIERSIQDAYIHAIRRARDFVYIENQYFLGSSYAWRQNDGVTVEAINALHLIPKELSLKIVSKIEAGERFAVYVVLPMWPEGVPESGSVQAILDWQRRTMEMMYRDVSLAIRAKGLQADPRDYLTFFCLGNREAPRPGEYVPPERPDPDTDYERAQQARRFMIYVHAKTMIVDDEYIIVGSANINQRSMDGGRDTEIAMGAYQPSHLATRNRPARGEVHGFRVALWQEHLGQAAAAAAGELLLRPSSLACVHRVNQVAQQHWDMFASDTFQGDLPGHLMAYPIVVGDEGKITGMTTQFPDTKAKVLGSKSNVLPPILTT; this comes from the exons ATGGcacagctgctgctgcacggGTTGATCGACGCCAGGATCGTGGCGGCCGACCTGTCCGTCACGTCAGATGGCCAGCTGCAGCCGACCAAGAAG ACTCGGATGAAGAGGAAGGTCTTCTCATGGATCAGCAAGCTGCCCTTCTGCAAATGCCAG CAGCGGCTGGAGAACGCCATCGGCCTCGGCACGGCCGGCAAGCTGTACGCGACGGTGGACATCGACAAGGCCCGTGTCGGGCGGACGCGCATGCTGGACCCCGTCCACTCTCCGCGCTGGAACGAGGCCTTCCGCATCTACTGCGCGCACGACGCCagcaacatcatcttcactgtCAAGGCCGACAACGCCATCGGCGCCACGCTCATCGGCCGCGCCTACCTGCCCACCAGGGACGTCGTCGCCGGCCAGAAGGTGGAGCGGTGGCTCGACATCTGCGACGAGAAGCGCCAGCCCCTGGAAGGCGGGGACAAGATCCACGTCCAGCTCCAGTTCACGGACGTCGCCGCGGACCCCGAGGGCGGCTggggcgccggcgtcggcggcgcaggGCCGTACGGGGGCGTCCCGCGCACCTTCTTCGAGCAGCGCCGCGGCTGCCGGGTCCGCCTGTACGGGGACGCGCACGTCTTCGACGGCTTCGCGCCGCACGTCCAGCTCGACGGCGGCAGGCCGTACGAGCCCCGCCGGTGCTGGGAGGACGTCTTCGAGGCGATCAATAACGCCCGGCGGATGGTGTACATCGCCGGGTGGTCCGTGAACACCGGCGTCCAGCTAGTGCGTGAcccgcggcggccgtcgtcggAGACGCTCGGGCAGCTGCTCATCCGGAAGGCCGACGAGGGCGTCACGGTGCTGATGCTGGTGTGGGACGACCGCACGTCGGGGGGGCTCGGCCCGATCAAGCGAGACGGGTTGATGGCCACGCACGACGAGGACACGGCGGGCTTCTTCCGCGGGACCAGGGTGCACTGCGTGCTCTGCCCGCGGAACCCCGACAAGGACCGGAGCTACGTGCAGGACGTCGAGACGGCCACCATGTTCACGCACCACCAGAAGACGGTggtcgtcgacggcggcggcgtcccgggGCCGAACGCGCCGCCGGGGCTCGTGAGCTTCCTCGGCGGCATCGACCTGTGCGACGGGCGGTACGACACGCAGGAGCACCCGCTGTTCCACACGCTGGGCACCACGCACAACAAGGACTTCCACCAGCCCAACTTCCCCGGCGCGTCCATCAAGAAGGGCGGACCCAGGGAGCCATGGCACGACGTCCACTGCCGCGTCGAGGGCCCGGCGGCGTGGGACGTGCTCGACAACTTCGAGCAGCGGTGGCGGAAGCAGGGCAGCGGCGACAACCTCCTGGTCGCGCTGGACAAAGCGTGGGCGCCGCgcgaggcggccgccggcgacgccgagtCCTGGAACGTGCAGGTGTTCCGGTccatcgacggcggcgcggcggcagggTTCCCGGAGAACCGCGACGAGGCCCCCGACgaggccgcgcggcgcggcctggTGAGCGGCAAGGACCACGTGATCGAGCGCAGCATCCAGGACGCATACATCCACGCCATCCGCCGCGCCCGGGACTTCGTCTACATCGAGAACCAGTACTTCCTGGGGAGCTCCTACGCGTGGCGGCAGAACGACGGCGTGACCGTGGAGGCCATCAACGCGCTGCACCTCATCCCCAAGGAGCTGTCGCTCAAGATCGTGAGCAAGATCGAGGCCGGCGAGCGGTTCGCCGTGTACGTGGTGCTGCCCATGTGGCCGGAGGGCGTGCCGGAGAGCGGCTCCGTGCAGGCCATCCTGGACTGGCAGCGCCGCACGATGGAGATGATGTACAGGGACGTGTCGCTAGCCATCCGCGCCAAGGGGCTCCAGGCTGACCCCAGGGACTACCTCACCTTCTTCTGCCTCGGCAACCGCGAGGCGCCGCGCCCCGGCGAGTACGTGCCGCCGGAGCGGCCGGACCCCGACACCGACTACGAGAGGGCGCAGCAGGCCAGGCGCTTCATGATCTACGTCCACGCCAAGACGATGATAG TCGACGACGAGTACATCATCGTGGGATCGGCGAACATCAACCAGCGCTCCATGGACGGGGGCCGCGATACGGAGATCGCGATGGGTGCGTACCAGCCGAGCCACCTGGCGACCAGGAACCGACCGGCGAGGGGCGAGGTCCACGGCTTCCGGGTCGCGCTGTGGCAGGAGCACCTGggacaggcggcggcggcggcggcgggagagctCCTCCTCCGGCCGTCGAGCCTGGCTTGCGTGCACAGGGTGAACCAGGTGGCGCAGCAGCACTGGGACATGTTCGCGAGCGACACGTTCCAGGGCGACCTCCCTGGCCACCTCATGGCGTACCCGATCGTTGTGGGCGACGAAGGCAAGATCACGGGGATGACGACGCAGTTCCCGGACACCAAGGCCAAGGTGCTCGGCAGCAAGTCCAACGTCCTCCCGCCCATCCTCACCACATAA
- the LOC101770418 gene encoding phospholipase D alpha 1 isoform X1, whose translation MAQLLLHGLIDARIVAADLSVTSDGQLQPTKKVETRMKRKVFSWISKLPFCKCQQRLENAIGLGTAGKLYATVDIDKARVGRTRMLDPVHSPRWNEAFRIYCAHDASNIIFTVKADNAIGATLIGRAYLPTRDVVAGQKVERWLDICDEKRQPLEGGDKIHVQLQFTDVAADPEGGWGAGVGGAGPYGGVPRTFFEQRRGCRVRLYGDAHVFDGFAPHVQLDGGRPYEPRRCWEDVFEAINNARRMVYIAGWSVNTGVQLVRDPRRPSSETLGQLLIRKADEGVTVLMLVWDDRTSGGLGPIKRDGLMATHDEDTAGFFRGTRVHCVLCPRNPDKDRSYVQDVETATMFTHHQKTVVVDGGGVPGPNAPPGLVSFLGGIDLCDGRYDTQEHPLFHTLGTTHNKDFHQPNFPGASIKKGGPREPWHDVHCRVEGPAAWDVLDNFEQRWRKQGSGDNLLVALDKAWAPREAAAGDAESWNVQVFRSIDGGAAAGFPENRDEAPDEAARRGLVSGKDHVIERSIQDAYIHAIRRARDFVYIENQYFLGSSYAWRQNDGVTVEAINALHLIPKELSLKIVSKIEAGERFAVYVVLPMWPEGVPESGSVQAILDWQRRTMEMMYRDVSLAIRAKGLQADPRDYLTFFCLGNREAPRPGEYVPPERPDPDTDYERAQQARRFMIYVHAKTMIVDDEYIIVGSANINQRSMDGGRDTEIAMGAYQPSHLATRNRPARGEVHGFRVALWQEHLGQAAAAAAGELLLRPSSLACVHRVNQVAQQHWDMFASDTFQGDLPGHLMAYPIVVGDEGKITGMTTQFPDTKAKVLGSKSNVLPPILTT comes from the exons ATGGcacagctgctgctgcacggGTTGATCGACGCCAGGATCGTGGCGGCCGACCTGTCCGTCACGTCAGATGGCCAGCTGCAGCCGACCAAGAAGGTAGAG ACTCGGATGAAGAGGAAGGTCTTCTCATGGATCAGCAAGCTGCCCTTCTGCAAATGCCAG CAGCGGCTGGAGAACGCCATCGGCCTCGGCACGGCCGGCAAGCTGTACGCGACGGTGGACATCGACAAGGCCCGTGTCGGGCGGACGCGCATGCTGGACCCCGTCCACTCTCCGCGCTGGAACGAGGCCTTCCGCATCTACTGCGCGCACGACGCCagcaacatcatcttcactgtCAAGGCCGACAACGCCATCGGCGCCACGCTCATCGGCCGCGCCTACCTGCCCACCAGGGACGTCGTCGCCGGCCAGAAGGTGGAGCGGTGGCTCGACATCTGCGACGAGAAGCGCCAGCCCCTGGAAGGCGGGGACAAGATCCACGTCCAGCTCCAGTTCACGGACGTCGCCGCGGACCCCGAGGGCGGCTggggcgccggcgtcggcggcgcaggGCCGTACGGGGGCGTCCCGCGCACCTTCTTCGAGCAGCGCCGCGGCTGCCGGGTCCGCCTGTACGGGGACGCGCACGTCTTCGACGGCTTCGCGCCGCACGTCCAGCTCGACGGCGGCAGGCCGTACGAGCCCCGCCGGTGCTGGGAGGACGTCTTCGAGGCGATCAATAACGCCCGGCGGATGGTGTACATCGCCGGGTGGTCCGTGAACACCGGCGTCCAGCTAGTGCGTGAcccgcggcggccgtcgtcggAGACGCTCGGGCAGCTGCTCATCCGGAAGGCCGACGAGGGCGTCACGGTGCTGATGCTGGTGTGGGACGACCGCACGTCGGGGGGGCTCGGCCCGATCAAGCGAGACGGGTTGATGGCCACGCACGACGAGGACACGGCGGGCTTCTTCCGCGGGACCAGGGTGCACTGCGTGCTCTGCCCGCGGAACCCCGACAAGGACCGGAGCTACGTGCAGGACGTCGAGACGGCCACCATGTTCACGCACCACCAGAAGACGGTggtcgtcgacggcggcggcgtcccgggGCCGAACGCGCCGCCGGGGCTCGTGAGCTTCCTCGGCGGCATCGACCTGTGCGACGGGCGGTACGACACGCAGGAGCACCCGCTGTTCCACACGCTGGGCACCACGCACAACAAGGACTTCCACCAGCCCAACTTCCCCGGCGCGTCCATCAAGAAGGGCGGACCCAGGGAGCCATGGCACGACGTCCACTGCCGCGTCGAGGGCCCGGCGGCGTGGGACGTGCTCGACAACTTCGAGCAGCGGTGGCGGAAGCAGGGCAGCGGCGACAACCTCCTGGTCGCGCTGGACAAAGCGTGGGCGCCGCgcgaggcggccgccggcgacgccgagtCCTGGAACGTGCAGGTGTTCCGGTccatcgacggcggcgcggcggcagggTTCCCGGAGAACCGCGACGAGGCCCCCGACgaggccgcgcggcgcggcctggTGAGCGGCAAGGACCACGTGATCGAGCGCAGCATCCAGGACGCATACATCCACGCCATCCGCCGCGCCCGGGACTTCGTCTACATCGAGAACCAGTACTTCCTGGGGAGCTCCTACGCGTGGCGGCAGAACGACGGCGTGACCGTGGAGGCCATCAACGCGCTGCACCTCATCCCCAAGGAGCTGTCGCTCAAGATCGTGAGCAAGATCGAGGCCGGCGAGCGGTTCGCCGTGTACGTGGTGCTGCCCATGTGGCCGGAGGGCGTGCCGGAGAGCGGCTCCGTGCAGGCCATCCTGGACTGGCAGCGCCGCACGATGGAGATGATGTACAGGGACGTGTCGCTAGCCATCCGCGCCAAGGGGCTCCAGGCTGACCCCAGGGACTACCTCACCTTCTTCTGCCTCGGCAACCGCGAGGCGCCGCGCCCCGGCGAGTACGTGCCGCCGGAGCGGCCGGACCCCGACACCGACTACGAGAGGGCGCAGCAGGCCAGGCGCTTCATGATCTACGTCCACGCCAAGACGATGATAG TCGACGACGAGTACATCATCGTGGGATCGGCGAACATCAACCAGCGCTCCATGGACGGGGGCCGCGATACGGAGATCGCGATGGGTGCGTACCAGCCGAGCCACCTGGCGACCAGGAACCGACCGGCGAGGGGCGAGGTCCACGGCTTCCGGGTCGCGCTGTGGCAGGAGCACCTGggacaggcggcggcggcggcggcgggagagctCCTCCTCCGGCCGTCGAGCCTGGCTTGCGTGCACAGGGTGAACCAGGTGGCGCAGCAGCACTGGGACATGTTCGCGAGCGACACGTTCCAGGGCGACCTCCCTGGCCACCTCATGGCGTACCCGATCGTTGTGGGCGACGAAGGCAAGATCACGGGGATGACGACGCAGTTCCCGGACACCAAGGCCAAGGTGCTCGGCAGCAAGTCCAACGTCCTCCCGCCCATCCTCACCACATAA